In Pajaroellobacter abortibovis, the following are encoded in one genomic region:
- a CDS encoding tetratricopeptide repeat protein, with product MVIFSACHSSFKAQPAEQGVLVDKWVTCASQSYYAGEWDDAVEASRAGLQIGRENASLKIIAARLALARLEFNEAIQLTSSLEDSEAYGIRWRAHWFQGEIEQAADELEEYLKAPSSKDMWAKEISRLARKGIGRHPFTLKGDLVVGIDMPRAGSMVVVPCELEGEQVFAVMATASSEVIIDSSTRKESAWVNLRFGGRIEVQDVPAIAYDLSGISRQLGAPIRLLLGTHFLRRTHVTWDRSGDQFVIRKEAPDFSLQAARIPLWYADGGAMLLPGRFAAVQETGIVLSMDSLAPYSIAFEEEGWKMLSGSFSAQEANRPVSVLPSLALGTARFSDIVVRQGVPIPEIPTHLPSMRMIGMVGGGLFSTKRVTIGEEGRCLWIENGPFMEQGSNGMGLSSL from the coding sequence ATGGTGATTTTTTCTGCTTGTCATTCTTCCTTTAAGGCCCAACCCGCAGAGCAGGGTGTTCTGGTCGATAAATGGGTAACCTGCGCTTCTCAAAGTTATTATGCAGGAGAATGGGATGATGCTGTAGAAGCTTCGCGTGCAGGGCTTCAAATCGGGCGGGAAAATGCTTCTTTAAAGATCATCGCTGCTCGGCTTGCTCTTGCTCGCCTGGAATTCAACGAGGCAATACAGCTTACTTCTTCTTTGGAGGACAGCGAAGCCTATGGAATCCGTTGGCGTGCTCATTGGTTTCAGGGGGAAATTGAACAAGCCGCAGATGAATTGGAAGAGTACTTAAAGGCCCCTTCTTCCAAGGACATGTGGGCGAAAGAAATTTCTAGGCTTGCGAGGAAAGGAATAGGGCGCCACCCCTTTACGTTAAAAGGAGATTTGGTGGTGGGTATTGATATGCCTAGGGCTGGATCCATGGTGGTGGTTCCCTGTGAATTGGAAGGGGAACAGGTGTTTGCTGTGATGGCCACAGCGAGTAGTGAAGTGATCATCGACTCCAGCACGCGAAAGGAATCGGCATGGGTCAACCTCCGATTCGGTGGCCGTATCGAAGTGCAAGATGTGCCTGCGATCGCTTACGACTTAAGTGGAATTTCCCGTCAACTGGGTGCCCCTATCCGGCTTTTGCTTGGGACTCACTTTTTACGCCGAACTCATGTCACTTGGGACCGCAGTGGAGATCAATTTGTCATCCGTAAAGAGGCACCTGATTTTTCGCTTCAGGCTGCCCGAATCCCGCTCTGGTATGCGGATGGGGGGGCTATGCTCCTTCCCGGACGTTTTGCTGCTGTACAAGAAACAGGGATAGTGCTCTCAATGGATTCCTTGGCTCCTTACTCGATCGCTTTTGAAGAGGAGGGTTGGAAGATGTTGAGTGGTTCTTTCTCTGCCCAGGAAGCCAATCGACCTGTTTCTGTGCTCCCTTCTCTCGCTTTGGGTACAGCCCGTTTCTCTGATATTGTTGTGAGACAGGGGGTGCCTATCCCTGAGATTCCTACGCATCTCCCATCGATGAGAATGATTGGTATGGTTGGGGGGGGGCTCTTTTCCACAAAACGGGTGACCATAGGGGAAGAAGGACGATGCCTCTGGATAGAAAATGGCCCTTTCATGGAGCAGGGGAGTAATGGAATGGGCTTGTCCTCCTTGTGA
- the coaD gene encoding pantetheine-phosphate adenylyltransferase, producing the protein MGATIAVYAGSFDPITWGHLDLIERASSLFEVLLVSIGIHPTRVPLFTIQERLELTRGVVAAWKNVHVETFDGLLVDYCCQKGARVIVRGLRAVMDFENELQVAHANADLAPSVDTIFLPTRTRHGFVSASLVREIAKYGGDVSRYAPPLVCQALRDKFRRSA; encoded by the coding sequence GTGGGCGCTACGATTGCTGTTTATGCAGGGAGCTTTGATCCGATTACGTGGGGGCACTTGGATTTAATTGAGCGCGCTTCTTCTCTTTTCGAAGTGCTCTTGGTCAGTATTGGAATCCACCCCACGCGGGTCCCTCTCTTTACTATACAAGAGCGTCTTGAACTGACGCGTGGTGTTGTTGCAGCATGGAAAAACGTTCATGTGGAGACGTTTGATGGCTTGCTTGTGGATTATTGTTGTCAGAAAGGTGCGCGAGTGATTGTTCGAGGGTTGCGGGCTGTGATGGATTTTGAAAATGAACTCCAGGTGGCTCATGCTAATGCGGACTTGGCCCCCTCAGTGGATACAATTTTTTTGCCAACCCGTACAAGACATGGGTTCGTTTCTGCCTCCTTGGTGAGAGAGATTGCAAAATACGGAGGGGATGTCAGCCGGTATGCTCCGCCTCTTGTCTGTCAGGCGCTTCGCGACAAATTTAGAAGGTCAGCATGA
- a CDS encoding TonB-dependent receptor domain-containing protein — MKWKTVLLVALLWPWRGGAVESQVVPPEPIKEVLAKWPQGYPSSSNPMIPLLVWIDAEGKVKQVESQDTSLDPALVTAARVAASQWEFKPALQGAKPVGAKIRLVIQFESPPLLASPSPSVSDAASFSSLPQDQSDEEYHINVRSKRGRESVAAGDMDIKIGQLGDVPRQSAEGMLRLVPGLVLTSHSGQGHASSMFMRGFDVGEGQNIEFQLEGIPLNQPLNPHGHGYADSHLIIPELLQTIHVIEGPFDPRQGDFAVAGSMNYQLGMKHRGLFAKSAYGSFDTRRLVVLWGSQEHSNRTVGGIDFTDSKGFGLNRKFSEARTIAQYEHTFENGTVLTFLGLGYVARFDSAGVIREDDVATRRMPCAADQDSQFFCLYDSNQGGITNWHGFSMRLSKKAKSYAWGNQVFLNVHQLRFRHNFTGFLHDKEVPGGMQRGDGNDQLYQATTVGGRGHYTLNLDWRGGRHEVEVGYFMRYDSGTSAQRRLRFDDGSPYRIDFSNQIGFANLGLYGAGRFIASPWLVLRGGLRVDTFGYSIINQKSSLTDALEQRLAPPSSDALAMSLEPRASGEVILTPCMSWVTSAGVGVRSADAKGMISDAAPAGLVYATETGVVANRRTNRQELLGRLAGFYTRVTQDQMFDEEEGRAINIGTSHRFGMMAMMRWIPWWGLDTQASLAYSEAYLSRSEQNPLQEMADHRLLYIPQWTARADASLRRSLPMTQGKLHYTLACGTSYITPRSLPFDQRSLAFWSVDVAGKVRWKWIEMGIEMTNLLDRRNQQFIQSYPSNFQGPEAFPSRLVQPHFAAGPPRTILGTLTLYWDPLPNTS; from the coding sequence ATGAAGTGGAAAACAGTGTTATTGGTTGCTTTACTGTGGCCTTGGCGAGGTGGGGCAGTTGAGTCTCAGGTAGTCCCTCCAGAACCTATCAAAGAGGTTTTGGCTAAGTGGCCGCAAGGGTATCCGTCCTCTTCGAATCCGATGATTCCTCTTCTCGTCTGGATTGATGCCGAGGGAAAAGTGAAACAGGTGGAGTCTCAAGATACTTCGCTTGATCCCGCACTGGTGACAGCTGCGAGGGTGGCGGCGAGTCAGTGGGAGTTTAAGCCGGCCTTGCAGGGAGCAAAACCCGTCGGTGCAAAGATTCGGCTGGTGATTCAGTTTGAATCCCCTCCTTTGCTCGCTTCTCCTTCTCCGTCCGTCTCGGACGCTGCATCTTTCTCTTCGTTGCCGCAGGATCAATCCGACGAGGAATATCATATTAATGTGCGCAGTAAGCGCGGGAGGGAATCGGTTGCTGCAGGGGATATGGATATTAAAATCGGCCAGCTGGGGGATGTCCCGCGTCAGTCGGCGGAAGGTATGCTTCGTCTTGTGCCAGGTCTTGTCCTGACGAGTCATTCTGGACAGGGGCATGCTTCGAGTATGTTTATGCGGGGGTTTGATGTTGGGGAAGGGCAGAACATCGAATTTCAATTGGAAGGAATCCCTCTCAACCAACCCCTCAATCCGCATGGACATGGATATGCGGATTCTCATCTGATCATTCCAGAGCTGCTCCAGACGATTCATGTTATTGAGGGGCCTTTCGATCCGCGGCAGGGGGATTTTGCCGTCGCGGGGAGCATGAATTATCAGTTGGGGATGAAACATCGGGGGCTGTTTGCGAAGAGTGCCTATGGCTCTTTTGACACCAGACGGTTGGTGGTTCTCTGGGGGTCGCAGGAGCATTCGAATCGCACCGTCGGTGGGATCGATTTCACTGACAGCAAAGGGTTTGGGCTGAATCGAAAATTTTCGGAGGCGCGGACGATTGCACAGTATGAGCATACGTTTGAGAATGGGACTGTGCTCACTTTCTTGGGGTTGGGGTATGTGGCCCGCTTTGACAGTGCCGGTGTGATTCGGGAGGATGATGTAGCAACTCGTCGGATGCCTTGTGCAGCAGATCAAGACAGCCAATTTTTCTGTCTGTATGACTCAAACCAGGGGGGGATTACTAACTGGCACGGATTCTCGATGCGTCTATCCAAAAAGGCAAAGAGTTATGCGTGGGGAAACCAGGTGTTCTTGAATGTTCATCAGCTACGCTTTCGTCACAACTTTACTGGATTTCTTCATGATAAAGAGGTGCCTGGAGGTATGCAGCGAGGGGATGGGAATGATCAACTCTATCAGGCTACTACAGTGGGAGGGCGCGGTCATTACACCTTGAACTTGGATTGGAGGGGTGGCCGTCATGAAGTGGAAGTTGGATATTTCATGCGGTACGATTCGGGGACTTCTGCTCAACGCCGCTTGCGTTTCGATGATGGCTCCCCCTACCGCATTGATTTTTCCAATCAGATTGGATTCGCCAACTTGGGGTTGTACGGTGCAGGGCGCTTTATTGCATCCCCTTGGCTGGTCCTGCGAGGAGGACTGCGTGTCGATACATTTGGCTATTCCATTATCAATCAAAAGTCTTCTTTGACCGATGCGTTGGAACAGCGGCTTGCCCCTCCTTCTAGCGATGCGCTGGCGATGTCTCTCGAACCGAGGGCATCGGGGGAGGTGATCTTGACTCCATGCATGAGTTGGGTGACCAGTGCGGGGGTTGGGGTCCGCTCTGCTGATGCCAAAGGGATGATCAGCGATGCCGCTCCTGCTGGACTTGTCTATGCTACAGAGACAGGGGTGGTTGCCAATCGCAGAACAAATAGACAGGAACTGTTGGGTCGGCTCGCGGGATTTTATACGCGGGTGACTCAGGACCAAATGTTCGACGAAGAAGAAGGACGAGCTATCAACATAGGTACTTCTCATCGCTTTGGAATGATGGCAATGATGCGATGGATTCCTTGGTGGGGGTTGGATACCCAGGCGAGTCTTGCATATTCAGAGGCGTATTTATCTCGTTCCGAGCAGAATCCGTTGCAGGAGATGGCCGATCATCGCCTCCTGTACATCCCTCAATGGACTGCTCGCGCGGATGCATCGCTGAGAAGGTCACTGCCTATGACGCAGGGGAAACTCCATTATACGCTTGCTTGTGGAACATCGTACATCACTCCTCGCTCTCTTCCCTTTGACCAGCGAAGCTTAGCCTTTTGGAGTGTAGATGTTGCTGGGAAGGTACGTTGGAAGTGGATTGAAATGGGGATCGAGATGACGAACTTACTTGATCGGCGCAACCAGCAATTTATTCAGAGCTATCCTTCGAATTTTCAAGGACCAGAAGCCTTCCCATCCCGTCTTGTCCAGCCTCATTTTGCGGCCGGGCCGCCCCGCACGATCTTAGGAACGCTAACGCTCTATTGGGATCCTCTTCCCAATACATCCTGA